DNA from Krasilnikovia cinnamomea:
CGCCACCCAGCGCTTGTCGTAACGCGCGTCGTCGATGCCGGGGAACTCCAGGGTCCAGGCGCCGCCGCGTACCACGTCGCGGCCCACCATGGTGGCGGCGAGGCACCAGGCGACGTCCCACGCCCCGACCACCCCCGAACGGTCCACCACCGCGTCGAACGTGCCCACCACAGCATCGCTGTCGCCGCTGAGCGCGCAGTGCAGCACCTGCGCCGCGTCGTCGAAGGCGTGCTGAGGTACATCGGTCACGAGGAAAAAGGTACGTGGATCCGTCAAGAATCGCGCCCGAACCCCGCTGCTCAAGCCCCCCGGAGCAGGCAGGTGAGGCGGGCCGTGCAGACCCGGGCGCCGTCGGAGTCGGAGATGACGATCTCGTACGTGACCGCGGTCCGGCCCCGGTGCACGGGCGTGGCCACGCCGGTGACGACCCCGGAACGCACCGCCTTGTGGTGGGTGGCGTTGATGTCCACGCCCACCGCGTACGGGCGGTCCACGGTCGCGCCGTGCAGAGCGGCGCCGACCGAGCCCAGCGTCTCGGCCAGCACACATGACGCCCCGCCGTGCAGCAGGCCGTACGGCTGGGTGTTGCCGTCGACCGGCATCCGGCCCACGATCCGCTCGGGGGTGGCCTCGGTGATCTCGATGCCCATCCGGTCGCCGAGCGCACCGGTGCTGCTGCCGAAAAGCTCGGCCATGCCGTTCGCCGCTGTGTCCACGTCCGGGAACGTTACCGGCGACCTTGGGCCCGGACGCGCGACGCCGGTCACATCCCCGGACGGGGGGTGTTGTGCATCGAACCTACGTTTGGTGGGTATCGAGGCAGCCAGCCGCTTAGGGAGGCAGTTCATGACCGACCCCCGGGAGATCATCGAGACGCGCGGGACCGAC
Protein-coding regions in this window:
- a CDS encoding hotdog fold thioesterase, with protein sequence MDTAANGMAELFGSSTGALGDRMGIEITEATPERIVGRMPVDGNTQPYGLLHGGASCVLAETLGSVGAALHGATVDRPYAVGVDINATHHKAVRSGVVTGVATPVHRGRTAVTYEIVISDSDGARVCTARLTCLLRGA